The DNA window TTGCGGTGATAGAACCTTTGCGGAATACTTCACTGGACTTTGTGAAAAGCATAGGAAATCTTTATCTTCAGGAAGGAGATTTTCATGATATGATGGCAAAAAAAGCTCAGTATTTTCTAAATAAAGTAAGGATAGATCTCCTCATTGATACCAAAGAACTGGATACGGAATTTGCCAAAAAATTACAATTGAAAACAGGAAAGCCTATGGAAATGATTGTAGAAGCAATCGACCTCATTAAGAGAGCACAGGATCCATATGCCAGTGTCATGAAGGAAGACCTTGCAAGAATAAATAAACTCCTTGACGATATATTAAAATAAAAGAGTCCCAACGGGACGATTTAGCTCAAGATAGGACGAAGCCCTATTAAGCCCCAAGACGACGAAGTACCATTTAGCCAAAAATAAAAATTATGGAAAACCCTGAGAACTCAAATATAGAAGACCAAAGCTCCATCAACCTTAATAAACAGGAAGAACAATTTCAGTCAAGAATTGATATGATTGAACTTCGGGCGAGTCTTGAAAGAGTAAAAGCTGAGATAGCAAAAGTAATTGTAGGACAGGAGAACATGATTGATCATCTTCTGGCAGCACTTTTGTCCAACGGTCACGTTTTAATTGAAGGTGTTCCGGGAGTGGCAAAAACGATTACAGCAAAATTACTGGCAAAGACCATTGATGTTGGTTTCAGCAGAATTCAGTTTACACCGGATCTTATGCCTTCCGATATTTTGGGGACATCGGTTTTCAGCATGAAGAATTCAGAATTTGAATTTAAAAAAGGACCCATCTTCTCCAACTTTATATTGATTGATGAGATCAACAGGTCGCCGGCAAAAACCCAGGCGGCATTATTTGAGGTAATGGAAGAAAGGCAGATTACCATGGATGGCTTTCGTTATGTAATGGAAGAACCGTTTTTAGTGGTTGCTACTCAAAACCCGATTGAACATGAAGGAACTTACAGACTTCCGGAGGCTCAGTTAGACCGTTTCTTATTCAAGATTAATGTAGGTTATCCGAACCTTGAGCAGGAAATTGCCATTATCAGAAATCAACACGAAAGCAAGAAAGAAGATAAAACGGAAGGAGTACAAAAAGTAATTACGTCAGAACAACTGAAAAGCTACCAGCATTTGGTAAAAGAAATCATTGTGGAAGCCCAGTTGATGGAATATATTGCAAAAATTATCATCAACACCAGAGAAAACCAGTTTTTATATCTGGGTGCCTCACCAAGAGCTTCGCTTGCCCTTCTCACCGCATCGAAAGCTTTTGCGGCATTAAGAGGTCGTGATTTCGTAACTCCTGAAGATATCAAGGAAGCCAGCTATGCTGTTCTGAGACACAGAGTCATCGTTTCTCCTGAAAGAGAGATGGAAGGGCTTACAGCAGATGAAATTATCCGTCAAATCTTAGAAGGAATAGAAATTCCCCGATAGACAACAGAGACTAAGGTTAAGAAAATAGTCTTTAATTTAATCCCATGAAAAATTTATACATCAATACACGTTTCTTTTTTGCACTCATCGGAGTGGGAATCCTGTATGTGCTTGCATTTTTCTTCCCGGTTCTGATGTGGGTTGCTCACATCATGTTATTGGTCTGTTTTCTTGCAGCTATGGTAGATTATCTGTTGCTTTTTAATCAAAAAAATGCCTTGCAGGCCCAAAGGATATTACCGGAAAAACTTTCTAACGGCGATGAAAACTTTGTGAAAATTGATATTAAGAATAATTACAATTTTAAGATCAATACAAAAATTATTGATGAAATTCCGTTTCAGTTTCAAAAGAGAGATTTTTTAATTAAAAAGTCTATTGAAGCCGGAGCCAATACTTTCTTTCAATATACATTAGAGCCTAAGGAAAGAGGCGAATATCACTTCGGAAGTTTAAATATTTATGCTTCATCACCGCTTGGGTTTGTTTCTAAAAGATTTAGCTTCCAGAAAGATGCCATGCTGCCTTCGTATCCGTCTTTTATTCATCTTAGAAAATATGAATTGATGGCACTTCAAAGTGAGTTTTTACTGGGTGGGATTAAAAAGATCAGAAAGCTTGGTCATACCATGGAATTTGAACAGATCAAGGAGTATGTTCACGGAGACGATATCAGAACGATCAACTGGAAGGCAACCTCGAAAGCAAACCGACTGATGGTCAATCAGTTTCAGGATGAGAAGTCACAACGTATTTTTCTGCTGATCGATAAGGGCAGAACGATGAAGATGCCTTTCAACGGATTAAGCCTGCTTGATTATTCGATTAATGCGGCAATGGCATTGTCTCATATTATTTTACGAAAAGGTGACCGGGCCGGGATGATGACTTTTTCTAAAAAAGCTGAAAATAAAATCGCTGCAGACAACAAATCCGGACAGCTGAAGAAAATTTCCGAAGCACTTTATAATATTAAAACCGACTTTTTTGAAAGTGATTTCAATCGACTATATCAGGATGTAAAATATTCAATCAACCAAAGAAGTCTGATTTTACTTTTTACCAACTTTGAAACATTGGACGGGCTTAATCGTCAGTTGAAATACCTTCGTGGTATCGCTAAAAATCACTTGCTGGTGGTTGTATTCTTTAAAAATTCGGAATTGCAAACTTTAACCAACAAAAATCCTGAGAATATGCAGGAAATATACGATGAAATTGTAGCTGAAAAATTTGAGTTTGAAAAGAAACTGATTATTCAGGAGCTTAGGAAATACGGGATTTATACGGTATATACCCTTCCTGAAAATTTAAATATCGACGTTATCAATAAATATTTGGAGATAAAAGCGAGAGGAATTTTATAATTTTGTAGCAAGCAACAAGCAATAATGAAAATAACACTCAACAGAATCAACGACGACTTTTTATTTGAATGTACCAATTCCCAAGGGAATTCTATTCTTTTAGACAATACTTCTCAGCCGGGAGCAAAAGGAGTTTCTCCAATGGAAAGCGTTCTGATGGCAGTAGCCGGATGTAGCGGAATAGATGTTGTTTCCATTTTAAAGAAGCAACGCCAGGAAATAAAAAGCTTTCAGGCAGAAGTAGAAGGGGAGAGAATTCAGGTAGACGATGCTAAACCTTTCAAATCAATTACTGTGAAGTTCCTTTTGGAAGGAGAAATTGATCCAAAGAAAGCTCAAAAAGCTGCAGAATTATCTTTTGAAAAATATTGTTCCGTGTCAAAGACTTTAGAACCGAATGTAGAAATCGGATATGAAGTCTGGGTAAACGGAGAAAAAATATAATCCAGAACTGGGTCGTAAAAAAAACCGGAACATCGAGTTCCGGTTTTTTGCATTTATAGATTGTATTAATTCTTGATTACTTTTTTGATCAGAGTTTCTTTTTCAGTAATAATCTTGAAAATGTATATTCCTGAAATTGTACTGCGGATCGCAATTTTTGTACTCAACGAATTGATTCCTGCATGCTTCTGGATAATTCTTCCCTGGCCGTCATATATTTCTACAGACAGAATCTTAGAATCAGTATTGATGTTGACATCCCCTTTAGTAGGATTTGGAAATATGGTGGCCGTACTTCTGTTATTGATATTGTCTGAGGTGGAAAGTGTGCCATTTTCACCAATGGTAGTTATTGCCTCATTGGTGATAACCGGATAATTGTAGTCGAAATAGATATTGGCTTTATTAATGACACGATCTCCCAGAACTAGGTTATTTTTAGATTTTATTTTTAAAAGTAAATTTCCATGAGCTCCCGCCTGAAGATTGATGTCTTTCATGATAAATTCGGCTTTGTTTCCTGTCATTTTTGTATAAGAAAGATGAGAAGTATTTTGCAGCTGTAAAGAGGCTACTTCGTAATCATCCGGATTAATATCCATTTCTACGACAATATTTGTAGCCGATGCCGTTCCTGTATTTTCAAAATTAACCATATAATGAAGATATTTTCCTACCATTGGCAATGGAA is part of the Chryseobacterium lactis genome and encodes:
- a CDS encoding AAA family ATPase, with product MENPENSNIEDQSSINLNKQEEQFQSRIDMIELRASLERVKAEIAKVIVGQENMIDHLLAALLSNGHVLIEGVPGVAKTITAKLLAKTIDVGFSRIQFTPDLMPSDILGTSVFSMKNSEFEFKKGPIFSNFILIDEINRSPAKTQAALFEVMEERQITMDGFRYVMEEPFLVVATQNPIEHEGTYRLPEAQLDRFLFKINVGYPNLEQEIAIIRNQHESKKEDKTEGVQKVITSEQLKSYQHLVKEIIVEAQLMEYIAKIIINTRENQFLYLGASPRASLALLTASKAFAALRGRDFVTPEDIKEASYAVLRHRVIVSPEREMEGLTADEIIRQILEGIEIPR
- a CDS encoding DUF58 domain-containing protein — its product is MKNLYINTRFFFALIGVGILYVLAFFFPVLMWVAHIMLLVCFLAAMVDYLLLFNQKNALQAQRILPEKLSNGDENFVKIDIKNNYNFKINTKIIDEIPFQFQKRDFLIKKSIEAGANTFFQYTLEPKERGEYHFGSLNIYASSPLGFVSKRFSFQKDAMLPSYPSFIHLRKYELMALQSEFLLGGIKKIRKLGHTMEFEQIKEYVHGDDIRTINWKATSKANRLMVNQFQDEKSQRIFLLIDKGRTMKMPFNGLSLLDYSINAAMALSHIILRKGDRAGMMTFSKKAENKIAADNKSGQLKKISEALYNIKTDFFESDFNRLYQDVKYSINQRSLILLFTNFETLDGLNRQLKYLRGIAKNHLLVVVFFKNSELQTLTNKNPENMQEIYDEIVAEKFEFEKKLIIQELRKYGIYTVYTLPENLNIDVINKYLEIKARGIL
- a CDS encoding OsmC family protein, whose product is MKITLNRINDDFLFECTNSQGNSILLDNTSQPGAKGVSPMESVLMAVAGCSGIDVVSILKKQRQEIKSFQAEVEGERIQVDDAKPFKSITVKFLLEGEIDPKKAQKAAELSFEKYCSVSKTLEPNVEIGYEVWVNGEKI